A single window of Streptomyces cathayae DNA harbors:
- a CDS encoding Lrp/AsnC family transcriptional regulator, protein MLNDLDERIVHALAEDARRSYADIGQLVGLSAPAVKRRVDRLRATGAITGFTVRVDPAALGWETEGFVEIYCRGNTSPETIQRGLERYQEVVSASTVTGEADAVAQVFAADMRHFERVLERIAGEPFVERTKSVLVLSPLLRRFSSGSPA, encoded by the coding sequence GTGCTGAACGATCTCGACGAACGCATCGTGCACGCCCTCGCCGAGGACGCCCGCCGTTCCTACGCGGACATCGGCCAGCTCGTCGGCCTGTCCGCGCCCGCGGTGAAGCGGCGCGTGGACCGGCTGCGCGCCACCGGTGCCATCACCGGTTTCACGGTCCGGGTGGACCCCGCCGCCCTCGGCTGGGAGACCGAGGGGTTCGTCGAGATCTACTGCCGCGGCAACACCTCCCCGGAGACCATCCAGCGGGGCCTGGAGCGCTACCAGGAGGTCGTGTCCGCCTCCACCGTCACCGGGGAGGCGGACGCGGTCGCCCAGGTCTTCGCCGCCGACATGCGGCACTTCGAACGGGTCCTGGAACGGATCGCGGGGGAGCCGTTCGTCGAGCGGACCAAGTCCGTGCTGGTGCTGTCCCCCCTGCTGCGCCGCTTCTCGTCGGGGTCGCCCGCCTAG